In Vibrio alfacsensis, the following proteins share a genomic window:
- a CDS encoding LysR family transcriptional regulator: MANWEGVSEFVAVAETNSFTGAANKLKTSVAQISRRVSALEERLAVKLLHRTTRRVSLSEAGQLYYQQCKHLVEGLELAELAVTQMQAEPKGLLKVTAPVTYGEMNLAPLLHQFIEKYPQVNLDLILTNQKLDLIEQGVDVAVRLGRLQDSSLIAKRLSSRQLYVCASPAYLERFGEPHTLSELSHHQCLVGTADYWHFKEKMREKSLRVSGRIKCNSGFALVDAAKRSLGLVQLPDYYVQEALDNGELVEVLTDYRDDREGIWALYPQNRNLSPKVRLLIDFLAEHLS, from the coding sequence ATGGCGAATTGGGAAGGCGTGAGTGAATTTGTCGCCGTGGCAGAAACCAACAGCTTCACCGGTGCAGCAAATAAGCTGAAAACATCCGTTGCACAGATCAGTCGTCGCGTTTCAGCATTAGAAGAACGACTCGCTGTTAAATTGTTGCACCGTACCACTCGTCGAGTCTCGCTTTCAGAAGCCGGTCAGCTTTATTACCAACAGTGTAAGCACCTGGTTGAGGGGTTAGAGCTTGCAGAATTAGCGGTGACACAGATGCAGGCCGAACCAAAAGGTCTACTAAAAGTAACTGCGCCTGTGACCTATGGTGAGATGAACCTAGCGCCATTATTGCATCAGTTCATCGAGAAATACCCGCAGGTGAATCTTGATTTGATTTTGACCAACCAAAAACTGGATTTGATCGAACAAGGTGTGGATGTGGCTGTCCGTTTAGGGCGCTTGCAAGACTCTAGCTTGATCGCTAAGCGCCTGTCATCTCGTCAATTGTACGTGTGTGCGAGCCCGGCGTATTTAGAGCGATTTGGTGAGCCGCATACTTTGTCTGAACTTAGTCATCACCAATGTTTAGTGGGGACCGCCGATTATTGGCATTTTAAAGAGAAGATGCGCGAGAAGTCTCTGCGTGTTTCTGGCCGTATTAAATGTAACAGTGGTTTTGCTTTGGTGGATGCAGCGAAACGGAGCTTAGGCTTGGTACAATTGCCGGATTATTATGTACAAGAAGCGCTAGATAATGGCGAGCTGGTGGAAGTGCTTACCGATTACCGAGACGATCGTGAAGGTATTTGGGCACTGTACCCTCAAAACCGTAACCTCTCTCCAAAAGTTCGATTACTGATTGACTTTTTGGCTGAGCACCTTAGCTGA
- a CDS encoding arylamine N-acetyltransferase family protein codes for MNNTDLQAYLNKIGVTQQLDVSVDTLFALHNAQHRRLPFENFDISLGRGISIAEQDIIDKLVYHERGGYCFELNGLLLRVLQNVGFDARPLLGRVHLSGTPSGRTHQFTLVTLGEEKWIVDVGFGSNTPRAPLPFVLNQVIHTDLQTFRIIEDERLGYMLQGQSHEDASQWLNLYSFDFDYVFDGDIACGNYFASTSPDSRFTTNRVAALATDSGIITLANFILKQRVNGDVVETLLADDASYLRVIKQYFGIELDSAYQDLKL; via the coding sequence ATGAACAACACAGATTTACAGGCTTACTTAAACAAGATTGGCGTAACGCAGCAATTGGACGTCAGCGTGGATACCCTCTTTGCGCTGCATAATGCTCAGCATCGCCGTCTGCCATTTGAGAACTTTGATATCTCATTAGGTAGAGGTATTTCGATTGCTGAACAAGACATCATCGACAAGCTGGTTTACCACGAGCGCGGTGGTTACTGTTTCGAACTGAATGGTCTGCTGTTAAGAGTGCTACAAAACGTTGGCTTTGACGCAAGGCCCCTCTTAGGACGTGTGCATTTATCGGGCACACCATCGGGCAGAACTCATCAGTTTACTTTGGTGACGCTAGGGGAAGAAAAGTGGATCGTCGATGTGGGCTTTGGTTCAAATACACCACGTGCACCATTGCCATTTGTGCTTAACCAAGTCATTCATACCGATTTACAAACGTTCCGTATAATTGAAGATGAACGATTGGGTTACATGTTACAAGGTCAATCGCATGAAGACGCGAGTCAATGGTTAAACCTTTATAGTTTCGATTTTGATTATGTTTTTGATGGTGACATCGCGTGTGGCAACTATTTTGCGTCGACGTCACCGGATTCGCGATTTACCACGAATCGCGTTGCGGCGCTGGCGACGGATTCCGGAATTATCACCTTAGCAAATTTCATCTTGAAGCAACGCGTGAACGGAGACGTTGTGGAAACATTATTGGCTGACGATGCATCTTATTTACGTGTAATTAAACAGTACTTCGGTATTGAACTTGATTCCGCCTATCAAGATTTAAAACTCTGA
- a CDS encoding siderophore-interacting protein, whose amino-acid sequence MKKKPQPKALTVIRTEAITPNMQRLTLQGEALGQFPLGCEGSYIKLLFNEKGGTEIQGFSEDNRPVMRTYTIRRIDLQACTIEVDFVRHITEDLQCGFAARWAMSAKEGDTINIAGPGSISNLNHEADWFFMAADMTALPALSAKIRNLPEDAKGYAVISVITEADIQPLDAPAGMEIHWVTELSLVDKVRELEWQEGEVGVWCACEFDSMRALRQYFRNEKEVNRENIYISSYWKQGVAEDGHKAIKQKDAELNEQ is encoded by the coding sequence ATGAAAAAAAAACCACAGCCAAAAGCACTTACCGTAATTCGCACAGAAGCTATCACTCCAAATATGCAGCGTCTTACTTTGCAAGGTGAGGCATTAGGTCAATTCCCTCTCGGTTGCGAGGGCAGTTACATCAAACTGTTATTCAACGAGAAAGGCGGCACTGAAATTCAAGGTTTCTCTGAAGACAACCGTCCTGTCATGCGTACCTACACCATTCGCCGTATCGACTTACAAGCCTGCACCATCGAAGTCGACTTTGTACGTCACATTACAGAAGACCTGCAGTGCGGGTTCGCTGCGCGCTGGGCGATGTCAGCAAAAGAGGGGGACACCATTAACATCGCAGGTCCTGGCAGCATCTCTAACCTCAATCATGAGGCAGATTGGTTCTTCATGGCAGCAGATATGACCGCATTACCAGCGTTATCAGCAAAGATCCGTAATCTACCAGAAGACGCGAAAGGCTACGCTGTGATCAGTGTTATTACGGAAGCCGATATTCAACCTTTAGATGCACCAGCAGGAATGGAAATCCACTGGGTAACAGAACTATCTCTCGTCGATAAAGTTCGCGAACTTGAGTGGCAAGAGGGCGAAGTGGGCGTATGGTGTGCGTGCGAATTCGATTCAATGCGCGCGCTGCGTCAGTACTTCCGTAACGAGAAAGAAGTTAATCGCGAAAACATCTACATCAGCAGCTACTGGAAACAAGGCGTGGCAGAAGATGGGCACAAAGCGATTAAGCAAAAAGATGCGGAGTTAAACGAGCAGTAA
- a CDS encoding S-(hydroxymethyl)glutathione dehydrogenase/class III alcohol dehydrogenase — protein sequence MALEIKPGQTHIKSKAMVAWAAGEPLKMEEVDVQLPKAGEVLVRIVATGVCHTDAFTLSGDDPEGIFPSILGHEGGGIVEMVGEGVTSVEVGDHVIPLYTAECGECKFCKSGKTNLCQAVRETQGKGLMPDGTSRFSINGETIFHYMGCSTFSEYTVLPEISLAKVNKEAPLEEVCLLGCGVTTGMGAVLNTAKVEKGDTVAVFGLGGIGLSAIIGARMAGASRIIGVDINESKFDLAKQLGATDVINPMKFDKPIQDVIVEMTDGGVDYSFECIGNVNVMRQALECCHKGWGESVIIGVAGAGQEISTRPFQLVTGRVWRGSAFGGVKGRSELPEIVNRYMAGEFGLQEFITHTMGLQDVNEAFELMHKGESIRTVLHMDK from the coding sequence ATGGCACTTGAAATCAAACCAGGTCAAACTCACATCAAATCTAAAGCAATGGTTGCATGGGCTGCTGGCGAGCCACTTAAAATGGAAGAAGTTGATGTACAACTTCCAAAAGCTGGTGAAGTGCTAGTACGCATCGTAGCAACTGGTGTTTGTCACACTGACGCATTCACACTATCAGGTGACGATCCAGAAGGTATCTTCCCTTCAATCCTTGGTCACGAAGGTGGCGGTATCGTTGAAATGGTTGGCGAAGGCGTAACAAGCGTTGAAGTTGGCGACCACGTTATCCCACTTTACACAGCTGAATGTGGTGAGTGTAAGTTCTGTAAATCTGGTAAAACTAACCTATGTCAGGCAGTTCGCGAAACGCAAGGTAAAGGTCTGATGCCAGATGGTACAAGCCGTTTCTCTATCAACGGTGAGACTATTTTCCACTACATGGGTTGTTCTACTTTCTCTGAGTACACGGTTCTTCCAGAAATCTCACTAGCGAAAGTAAACAAAGAAGCACCACTTGAAGAAGTTTGTCTTCTAGGTTGTGGCGTAACCACCGGTATGGGTGCGGTACTAAACACAGCTAAAGTTGAAAAAGGCGACACAGTTGCTGTATTCGGTCTAGGCGGTATCGGTCTTTCTGCAATCATCGGTGCTCGTATGGCTGGTGCAAGCCGCATCATCGGTGTCGACATCAACGAAAGTAAATTCGACCTAGCGAAACAACTTGGTGCGACTGACGTCATCAACCCAATGAAGTTCGACAAACCAATCCAAGACGTTATCGTTGAGATGACAGACGGTGGTGTTGACTACTCATTCGAATGTATCGGTAACGTAAACGTGATGCGTCAAGCACTTGAGTGTTGTCACAAAGGTTGGGGTGAGTCAGTCATCATTGGTGTTGCGGGTGCAGGTCAAGAGATCTCAACTCGTCCATTCCAACTAGTTACTGGTCGTGTATGGCGTGGTTCTGCTTTCGGTGGTGTTAAAGGCCGCTCTGAGCTTCCAGAAATCGTGAACCGTTACATGGCTGGTGAGTTCGGTCTACAAGAATTCATCACGCACACTATGGGTCTGCAAGACGTGAACGAAGCGTTCGAATTGATGCACAAAGGTGAATCTATCCGTACTGTTCTTCACATGGATAAGTAA